A genomic window from Bacillota bacterium includes:
- a CDS encoding sulfite exporter TauE/SafE family protein has product MKYFLTILTGLLSGWLSSLLGIGGGVILVPMLVYLFNLSVHQAVGTSLAVILPTALVGTYQHYRLGHVNLEVTLLIALGAVIGAYAGAFTSSLLSGIVIRKIFALLLVVTAIRMWLS; this is encoded by the coding sequence ATGAAGTATTTTCTCACGATTTTAACAGGATTACTATCAGGCTGGCTTAGTTCATTATTGGGAATTGGTGGCGGTGTAATTTTAGTTCCGATGCTGGTTTATTTATTCAATTTATCCGTACACCAGGCAGTTGGCACGTCACTGGCAGTAATTCTTCCCACTGCTCTGGTCGGTACTTATCAACACTACCGCCTTGGGCATGTAAATCTCGAGGTTACACTTTTAATTGCTTTAGGTGCAGTAATTGGTGCATATGCAGGCGCTTTTACGAGTTCTCTTTTATCAGGTATCGTCATTCGGAAAATATTCGCTCTGCTTTTGGTGGTTACTGCAATCCGGATGTGGTTGTCCTAA
- a CDS encoding YiiX/YebB-like N1pC/P60 family cysteine hydrolase: MRRLLAFLILTGVVLFSFSRAMLQIEKIYQREAKYPPLWAQLLASAGRGNFGTGKYGGVPNSLNLSLLQPGDILLGGNSGGSYGCFTHAGLYIGNNKVVDMYISTGVYITEAETYHQYDWAAILRVKAEPSQKKAVVSYVSKEVGSPFFILTPKAENGLWYCTKLIWYAYLQQGVDLDFFKSYWVIPDAFWYSTNTQVIAYSRAR, from the coding sequence GTGCGCCGCCTTTTGGCTTTTCTTATTTTAACAGGAGTCGTACTCTTTTCGTTCTCCCGTGCAATGTTACAGATAGAAAAAATCTACCAAAGAGAAGCAAAGTACCCGCCTCTTTGGGCTCAACTCCTTGCTTCTGCCGGGCGGGGCAATTTTGGAACAGGGAAATACGGAGGAGTGCCCAACAGTCTGAATTTATCATTACTCCAGCCAGGTGATATTCTTTTAGGGGGAAATTCAGGCGGTTCTTACGGCTGTTTTACTCATGCCGGACTCTATATCGGAAACAATAAAGTAGTAGATATGTATATCAGTACCGGAGTGTATATTACAGAAGCAGAAACATATCATCAATACGATTGGGCTGCAATCCTCCGGGTAAAAGCAGAACCTAGTCAAAAAAAGGCGGTTGTAAGTTACGTTTCCAAGGAAGTGGGAAGTCCTTTTTTTATCCTTACACCCAAAGCAGAAAACGGGCTTTGGTATTGTACAAAACTTATCTGGTACGCTTACCTGCAACAGGGCGTTGATTTAGATTTTTTTAAAAGCTACTGGGTTATCCCTGATGCCTTCTGGTACAGTACTAACACTCAAGTTATTGCCTACTCCCGGGCGCGGTGA
- a CDS encoding aspartate aminotransferase family protein: protein MPHKKLIGLDQALQLNQKEIRTLYKRYLNPGFATMLSLLNFDKKFVRAEGVCVWDEAGKCYLDFLGGYGALNFGHNHPHINAALQQVSCLPNLLQASLGPLSAVLAHNLAQITPENLEHTFFCNSGAEAVEGALKLAKAATRKKRIVYCEGSFHGKTLGALSVTGRSKYQVPFKPLIPGCEQVAFGDPSALEEKLREGDVAAFILEPIQGEGGVRVPHQGYLSEVRQLCKEYNCLLILDEIQTGLGRTGTIFACELEGVVPDIMCTGKSLGGGVMPLAAFTTTESIWDQAYGGFEKCLLHTSTFGGNTRAMAAGIVALQVLLEEKLAAQADEKGAYFLQKLRYLQEKHPSFIKEVRGRGLLIGVEFNQLTQGVWNKLTGGKLNKYAEEYLAALVAAELLNKYQIITAYTLNNPNVIRFEPPLVVSRQQLDQVLSALEEIFETYQSIWRFVLTGSKYLLSSFKPSS from the coding sequence ATGCCCCACAAAAAGTTAATTGGTTTAGATCAAGCTTTGCAATTAAATCAAAAGGAAATTCGAACTCTATATAAGCGATATCTAAATCCAGGCTTCGCGACTATGCTTTCTTTACTAAACTTTGACAAAAAATTTGTTCGCGCCGAAGGGGTTTGCGTTTGGGATGAAGCAGGAAAATGTTATTTGGACTTTCTTGGTGGTTACGGGGCATTAAATTTTGGGCATAACCACCCGCATATCAATGCCGCCCTCCAGCAAGTATCGTGCTTACCCAACTTACTTCAAGCATCCCTGGGTCCGTTAAGTGCAGTTTTGGCTCACAATCTTGCTCAAATAACACCTGAGAATCTTGAGCATACCTTTTTTTGTAACAGCGGCGCGGAGGCTGTAGAAGGAGCACTGAAATTAGCAAAAGCTGCAACCAGAAAGAAAAGAATCGTTTATTGCGAAGGTTCATTTCACGGTAAAACGCTGGGTGCTCTTTCTGTCACCGGAAGAAGTAAATACCAGGTGCCGTTCAAACCTCTTATTCCTGGTTGCGAACAAGTTGCTTTTGGGGATCCATCTGCCCTGGAAGAAAAGCTCAGGGAAGGAGATGTTGCAGCTTTTATTCTCGAGCCCATTCAGGGAGAGGGAGGGGTTCGGGTTCCGCACCAAGGTTATTTGAGTGAAGTTCGCCAACTCTGTAAAGAGTATAACTGCCTTTTAATCTTAGATGAAATTCAAACAGGTCTTGGGCGCACAGGCACAATTTTTGCTTGCGAACTGGAAGGGGTAGTTCCTGATATAATGTGTACAGGAAAGTCGTTAGGTGGCGGGGTCATGCCGCTCGCGGCTTTCACAACGACCGAATCCATCTGGGATCAAGCATACGGGGGCTTTGAAAAGTGTCTCCTTCATACTTCCACTTTTGGGGGAAATACGCGGGCTATGGCAGCTGGAATCGTTGCTTTACAGGTATTGCTAGAAGAAAAACTCGCCGCTCAGGCAGATGAAAAAGGAGCGTATTTTTTGCAAAAGCTCCGGTATCTGCAAGAGAAGCATCCCTCTTTCATTAAAGAAGTACGGGGGAGAGGGCTTCTAATTGGTGTTGAGTTTAACCAACTTACCCAGGGTGTTTGGAATAAACTAACAGGCGGGAAACTGAACAAATACGCAGAGGAATACCTTGCCGCCTTGGTTGCTGCAGAATTGTTAAATAAATATCAGATTATTACCGCTTACACGTTGAATAATCCAAATGTAATTCGTTTCGAACCGCCTCTCGTTGTTTCCCGGCAGCAGTTGGATCAAGTACTCAGCGCACTGGAAGAAATTTTTGAGACTTACCAGAGCATTTGGAGGTTTGTTTTAACAGGTAGCAAGTATTTATTATCTTCTTTCAAACCTTCTTCGTAG
- a CDS encoding rubredoxin yields MAVWQCRDCGWEKETRCKPRKCQNCGGNNINKKE; encoded by the coding sequence ATGGCAGTTTGGCAGTGCCGGGATTGCGGCTGGGAAAAGGAAACAAGATGCAAACCGCGTAAGTGTCAAAATTGCGGGGGAAATAACATTAACAAAAAAGAATAA